Proteins from a single region of Esox lucius isolate fEsoLuc1 chromosome 13, fEsoLuc1.pri, whole genome shotgun sequence:
- the vamp5 gene encoding vesicle-associated membrane protein 5 isoform X2, with amino-acid sequence MRAMENGKNRLQQTQEEVEEVKVIMLENLNKADERSGRLGELENRADQLLEKSKAFSKSAGKVKQQRCWEHMKIKVLLVVVGVVVIAAIFIGIIASVAHGSGNSSSGSQTSNSTGLNKPQ; translated from the exons GAGAATGGGAAGAACCGCCTGCAGCAGACCCAGGAGGAGGTAGAAGAGGTGAAGGTCATCATGCTTGAAAACCTCAACAAGGCTGATGAGAGGTCAGGCAGACTGGGAGAACTGGAGAACAGGGCCGATCAACTTCTAGAAAAG AGCAAGGCTTTCTCAAAGTCTGCTGGAAAAGTGAAACAACAGCGGTGCTGGGAACACATGAAGATCAAAGTGTTGCTGGTGGTTGTCGGGGTCGTCGTCATTGCAGCCATCTTCATTGGGATTATTGCCAGTGTAGCACATGGATCTGGCAACTCAAGCTCAGGCAGTCAAACTTCAAATTCAACTGGCCTCAATAAACCTCAATAA